The following proteins come from a genomic window of Salvia hispanica cultivar TCC Black 2014 chromosome 4, UniMelb_Shisp_WGS_1.0, whole genome shotgun sequence:
- the LOC125218217 gene encoding eukaryotic translation initiation factor 3 subunit H-like isoform X1, translating to MANTATRSFLQVAVTEEAAPPLRVVQIEGLVILKIIKHCKELSPALVTGQLLGLDVGSVLEVTNCFPFPIREEDEEVEAEGANYQLEMMRCLREVNVDNNTVGWYQSTMFGSFQTGELIETFMNYQENIRRCVCIIYDPSRANQGVLALKALKLSDTFMELYRTNNFKGEKLREKNLSFVDIFEEIPIKVSNSALISAFMTELEADTPVTQCDYDRLQLSTSPILERNVEFLIECMDDLSMEQQKFQFYYRNLSRQEAQKQAWLQKRRAENAARKNAGEEPLPEEDPTNPLFKPIPEPSRLDSFLITNQIANYCNQINGVAGQSFSRLYLMKALHEK from the exons ATGGCGAACA CTGCAACAAGGTCTTTTCTGCAAGTGGCGGTTACAGAGGAGGCCGCGCCGCCGCTCAGAGTCGTCCAGATCGAAGGACTG GTTATTTTGAAGATAATCAAGCACTGCAAGGAGTTATCACCAGCTTTGGTTACTGGACAGCTTCTTGGTTTGGACGTTGGTAGTGTTCTCGAAGTCACTAATTGCTTCCCATTCCCG ATTCGTGAGGAAGATGAAGAGGTTGAAGCCGAAGGTGCTAATTATCAGCTTGAGATGATGAGATGCCTTAGGGAGGTTAATGTCGACAACAACACAGTTGGTTG GTATCAATCAACTATGTTTGGCTCTTTCCAGACTGGGGAACTGATAGAGACTTTTATGAATTACCAG GAAAATATAAGACGATGTGTCTGCATCATTTATGACCCTTCAAGAGCTAATCAAGGAGTCCTAGCTTTAAAGGCCCTGAAGCTTTCTGATACCTTCATGGAGCTCTATCGCACAAATAACTTCAAAGGGGAGAA gttgagagagaaaaatctTTCCTTTGTGGATATTTTTGAAGAGATTCCT aTTAAGGTTTCAAATTCTGCTCTAATCAGCGCATTTATGACTGAGCTTGAGGCAGATACTCCAGTCACCCAG TGTGATTATGATAGATTGCAATTATCAACCAGTCCAATTTTGGAGAGAAATGTGGAATTTCTAATTGAATGCATGGATGACTTGTCAATGGAACAACAAAAG TTCCAATTCTACTACAGGAATCTGTCTCGTCAAGAAGCACAGAAGCAGGCCTGGCTTCAGAAGAGAAG GGCTGAAAATGCTGCGCGGAAGAATGCAGGGGAAGAGCCATTACCTGAGGAGGATCCCACAAACCCTCTCTTCAAGCCTATCCCCGAGCCATCAAGATTGGATAGTTTCCTTATAACAAATCAAATTGCAAATTATTGCAACCAAATCAATGG AGTGGCTGGACAAAGCTTTAGCAGACTGTATCTGATGAAGGCACTTCATGAAAAGTAA
- the LOC125218217 gene encoding eukaryotic translation initiation factor 3 subunit H-like isoform X2 has protein sequence MANTATRSFLQVAVTEEAAPPLRVVQIEGLVILKIIKHCKELSPALVTGQLLGLDVGSVLEVTNCFPFPIREEDEEVEAEGANYQLEMMRCLREVNVDNNTVGWYQSTMFGSFQTGELIETFMNYQENIRRCVCIIYDPSRANQGVLALKALKLSDTFMELYRTNNFKGEKLREKNLSFVDIFEEIPIKVSNSALISAFMTELEADTPVTQFQFYYRNLSRQEAQKQAWLQKRRAENAARKNAGEEPLPEEDPTNPLFKPIPEPSRLDSFLITNQIANYCNQINGVAGQSFSRLYLMKALHEK, from the exons ATGGCGAACA CTGCAACAAGGTCTTTTCTGCAAGTGGCGGTTACAGAGGAGGCCGCGCCGCCGCTCAGAGTCGTCCAGATCGAAGGACTG GTTATTTTGAAGATAATCAAGCACTGCAAGGAGTTATCACCAGCTTTGGTTACTGGACAGCTTCTTGGTTTGGACGTTGGTAGTGTTCTCGAAGTCACTAATTGCTTCCCATTCCCG ATTCGTGAGGAAGATGAAGAGGTTGAAGCCGAAGGTGCTAATTATCAGCTTGAGATGATGAGATGCCTTAGGGAGGTTAATGTCGACAACAACACAGTTGGTTG GTATCAATCAACTATGTTTGGCTCTTTCCAGACTGGGGAACTGATAGAGACTTTTATGAATTACCAG GAAAATATAAGACGATGTGTCTGCATCATTTATGACCCTTCAAGAGCTAATCAAGGAGTCCTAGCTTTAAAGGCCCTGAAGCTTTCTGATACCTTCATGGAGCTCTATCGCACAAATAACTTCAAAGGGGAGAA gttgagagagaaaaatctTTCCTTTGTGGATATTTTTGAAGAGATTCCT aTTAAGGTTTCAAATTCTGCTCTAATCAGCGCATTTATGACTGAGCTTGAGGCAGATACTCCAGTCACCCAG TTCCAATTCTACTACAGGAATCTGTCTCGTCAAGAAGCACAGAAGCAGGCCTGGCTTCAGAAGAGAAG GGCTGAAAATGCTGCGCGGAAGAATGCAGGGGAAGAGCCATTACCTGAGGAGGATCCCACAAACCCTCTCTTCAAGCCTATCCCCGAGCCATCAAGATTGGATAGTTTCCTTATAACAAATCAAATTGCAAATTATTGCAACCAAATCAATGG AGTGGCTGGACAAAGCTTTAGCAGACTGTATCTGATGAAGGCACTTCATGAAAAGTAA
- the LOC125218216 gene encoding probably inactive leucine-rich repeat receptor-like protein kinase At3g28040: MKYHRYALLLLLLSYLFPPPCLCGDVLQLNDDVLGLIVFKTAFLDPHQSLSSWNEDDASPCAWKFVQCNSGNARVSELHLDSLSLSGKISRGLDKLTSLKLLSLSNNNLSGPISPDLALIPTLEHLNLSRNSLSGNVPPSLAAVQFLDLSHNALSGPLADNMFDNSLSLRFLSLAGNRLEGPLPASLSKCVTLNHLNLSTNRFSGGFPQGIWSLARLRTLDLSRNVLSGEIPAGMAAVHNLKELDLHGNQFSGFLPSDIGLCPHLSKIDFSYNFLTGAVPESMQKLNELTYLSISTNFITADFPHWIGGMSSLEHVDFSGNALTGSVPSSIGELKSMKFLNLGYNKLIGDIPSSLSECWSLSVLRLGGNTFNGTIPSGLFDLKLEELDVSRNEVTGFVPPPSSKLYESLEILDLSGNNLVGDIPPEMGLLSKLRYLNLSWNHLESRMPPELGYFQNLTVLDLRSNALTGSIPGDICYSGSLAILQLDDNSFVGPIPDQIGNCSSLYLLSLSHNSLTGRIPESMSLLSKLKILKLEENELSGEIPPQLGRLENLLIANISHNRLVGRLPVGGIFQTLDATSIEGNLGICSPLVKSPCVMNVPKPLVLDPYAYASQPGREARSPPRRTFLSVSAIVAISAAAFISVGVLVITLLNASARRRIAFIDNALESMCSSSTRSANMAAGKLLLFDSKSAAERLSNVDLDSVLNKAAKIGEGVFGSVYKATTELAIKRLLTSNTVQYQEEFDREVRILGKARHPNLNPLRGYYWTPELQLLVSDYAAQGSLQARLHQASPPMTWAERFKIVVGTAKGLAHLHHAFRPPIIHYNLKPSNVLLDENLNVKISDFGLARLLTKLERHVVSNRFQSAMGYVAPELACQSLRVNEKCDVYGFGVMVMEVVTGRRAVEYGEDNVVILSDHVRVAVEQGNVVECVDPGMGEYPEEEVLPLLKLALVCTSQIPSSRPSMAEVLQILQVINTPLPNTIHPQF; this comes from the exons atgaagtatCACCGCTACGCCTTACTTTTACTCCTCCTCTCATATCTGTTCCCGCCGCCCTGCCTCTGCGGCGACGTCCTCCAGCTGAACGACGACGTCCTCGGCCTCATCGTCTTCAAAACCGCCTTCCTCGACCCGCACCAGTCCCTCTCCTCTTGGAACGAGGACGACGCCTCTCCCTGTGCATGGAAATTCGTCCAATGCAACTCCGGCAACGCCCGCGTCTCCGAGCTCCACCTCgactccctctccctctccggCAAGATCAGCCGGGGCCTCGACAAGCTCACTTCCCTCAAGCTCCTCTCCCTCTCCAACAACAACCTCTCCGGCCCCATCTCCCCCGACCTCGCTCTCATTCCCACCCTCGAGCATCTCAACCTCAGCCGCAACTCTCTCTCCGGCAACGTCCCGCCCTCCCTCGCCGCCGTCCAGTTCCTCGACCTCTCCCACAACGCTCTCTCCGGCCCCCTCGCCGACAACATGTTCGACAACTCCCTCTCCCTCCGCTTCCTCTCTCTGGCAGGAAACCGCCTCGAAGGCCCGCTCCCCGCCTCCCTCTCCAAATGCGTAACGCTTAATCACCTCAACCTCTCCACCAATAGGTTCTCTGGGGGATTTCCCCAAGGGATTTGGTCGCTGGCGAGGCTCCGGACTCTAGATCTTTCTAGAAACGTCCTCTCCGGGGAAATTCCGGCGGGGATGGCCGCCGTACACAACTTGAAGGAGCTGGATTTGCATGGAAATCAGTTTTCTGGATTCCTGCCTTCCGACATCGGTCTCTGTCCACATTTATCCAAAATCGATTTCAGCTACAATTTCCTTACCGGAGCAGTTCCTGAGTCTATGCAGAAGCTGAACGAACTCACCTATCTTAGCATATCCACCAATTTCATCACCGCCGATTTCCCTCACTGGATCGGAGGAATGAGCAGCCTCGAACACGTGGATTTCTCCGGCAATGCCCTCACCGGCTCCGTTCCTTCATCCATTGGAGAGCTGAAGTCAATGAAATTTCTTAATCTAGGCTATAACAAGCTGATCGGAGACATTCCGAGCTCTCTGAGCGAGTGCTGGAGCTTATCCGTGCTTCGATTGGGCGGAAACACTTTCAACGGCACCATACCTAGCGGTTTGTTTGACCTGAAATTGGAGGAATTGGATGTTTCTAGAAACGAAGTGACAGGTTTCGTTCCTCCTCCGTCAAGCAAGCTTTATGAGAGCCTTGAGATACTGGATCTGTCAGGGAACAATCTCGTGGGAGATATTCCGCCGGAAATGGGGCTGCTGAGCAAGCTCAGGTACCTCAATTTGTCTTGGAACCATCTGGAATCGAGAATGCCTCCGGAGCTAGGCTACTTCCAGAATCTCACCGTCTTAGATCTCCGGAGCAACGCTCTCACCGGATCCATCCCCGGCGATATATGCTATTCCGGCAGCCTCGCCATCCTTCAGCTCGATGACAATTCGTTTGTAGGCCCCATTCCTGATCAAATCGGCAACTGCTCTTCCCTCTACTTGCT GAGCCTATCTCACAATAGTTTGACAGGGCGAATACCAGAATCAATGTCATTGTTGAGCAAGCTGAAGATTCTAAAACTGGAGGAGAATGAATTGAGCGGTGAGATACCGCCGCAGCTGGGGAGGCTGGAGAATCTTCTCATCGCAAACATCTCCCACAACAGACTAGTGGGGAGGCTACCGGTAGGAGGCATCTTCCAAACTCTAGACGCGACCTCAATCGAGGGAAACCTGGGCATATGCTCGCCCTTGGTCAAGTCTCCCTGCGTCATGAATGTCCCGAAGCCTCTAGTCCTCGATCCCTACGCGTACGCGAGCCAGCCCGGTCGTGAAGCCCGCTCGCCCCCACGCCGCACCTTCCTCAGCGTctccgccattgtggcgatATCCGCTGCTGCATTCATCTCCGTCGGAGTGCTGGTGATAACCCTGCTCAACGCCTCGGCTAGGAGGCGTATCGCCTTCATCGACAACGCGCTCGAGAGCATGTGCTCCAGCTCCACCAGGTCAGCCAACATGGCTGCAGGGAAACTGCTCTTGTTCGACTCCAAATCTGCTGCGGAAAGGCTTAGCAATGTAGATTTGGATTCTGTTTTGAACAAAGCAGCCAAGATTGGAGAGGGAGTGTTCGGAAGCGTGTACAAGGCTACAACGGAGTTGGCTATCAAGAGACTGCTGACGAGTAACACGGTGCAGTACCAGGAGGAATTCGATCGGGAGGTTCGGATTCTTGGGAAGGCGAGACACCCGAATCTGAACCCGCTGCGAGGCTACTACTGGACTCCGGAGCTCCAGCTTCTCGTGTCGGACTATGCTGCTCAAGGAAGCTTACAAGCGAGGCTGCACCAGGCCTCTCCGCCCATGACATGGGCGGAGAGGTTCAAGATAGTGGTGGGGACGGCCAAGGGGCTGGCCCACCTGCACCACGCGTTCCGGCCGCCCATCATACACTACAATCTGAAGCCGAGCAATGTGCTGCTGGACGAGAATCTGAACGTAAAGATATCGGATTTCGGGCTGGCTCGGCTGCTGACGAAGCTGGAGAGGCACGTGGTGAGCAACAGGTTCCAGAGCGCGATGGGGTACGTGGCACCGGAGCTGGCGTGCCAGAGCCTGAGGGTGAACGAGAAGTGCGACGTGTACGGGTTCGGGGTGATGGTGATGGAGGTGGTGACGGGGAGGAGGGCGGTGGAGTACGGAGAGGACAATGTGGTGATACTGAGTGATCATGTGAGGGTGGCGGTGGAGCAAGGGAATGTGGTGGAGTGTGTGGATCCTGGAATGGGGGAGTATCCGGAGGAGGAGGTGCTGCCGCTTCTAAAGCTGGCACTCGTCTGCACATCACAGATACCTTCCAGCAGGCCATCCATGGCTGAGGTGCTCCAGATTTTGCAGGTCATCAACACGCCACTGCCCAACACAATTCATCCACAATTCTAA